A stretch of the Bacillus anthracis str. Vollum genome encodes the following:
- the sigK gene encoding RNA polymerase sporulation sigma factor SigK: protein MSLFAAIGYMVREVFVFVSYVKNNAFPQPLSSDDERKYLELMEQGDAQARNLLIEHNLRLVAHIVKKFENTGEDAEDLISIGTIGLIKAIESYSAGKGTKLATYAARCIENEILMHLRVLKKTKKDVSLHDPIGQDKEGNEISLIDILKSESEDVIDMIQLSMELEKIKEYIDILDEREKEVIVKRFGLGLDKEKTQREIAKALGISRSYVSRIEKRALMKMFHEFVRAEKEKKAKE, encoded by the coding sequence TTGAGTCTATTCGCCGCAATTGGATATATGGTTCGAGAAGTGTTTGTTTTTGTTTCTTATGTGAAGAACAATGCGTTTCCGCAGCCATTATCATCAGACGATGAGAGAAAGTACTTAGAGTTAATGGAGCAAGGTGATGCTCAAGCGAGGAATCTGTTAATTGAACATAATTTACGGCTTGTAGCTCATATCGTTAAAAAATTTGAAAATACAGGGGAAGATGCAGAAGATTTAATTTCAATTGGTACAATCGGGCTCATTAAAGCAATCGAGAGCTATTCGGCAGGAAAAGGTACAAAACTTGCGACGTACGCAGCACGCTGTATTGAAAATGAAATTTTGATGCATTTACGTGTATTAAAGAAAACGAAAAAGGACGTTTCACTTCATGATCCAATCGGGCAAGATAAAGAGGGGAATGAAATATCGCTTATTGATATATTAAAATCAGAGTCTGAAGATGTAATTGACATGATCCAGCTTAGTATGGAGTTAGAAAAGATTAAAGAGTATATCGATATTTTAGACGAACGAGAGAAAGAAGTAATCGTGAAGCGTTTTGGACTGGGGCTTGATAAGGAGAAGACGCAACGAGAGATTGCGAAGGCACTTGGTATTTCCAGAAGCTATGTATCAAGAATTGAAAAGCGCGCTTTAATGAAAATGTTCCATGAATTTGTAAGAGCAGAGAAAGAGAAAAAAGCAAAAGAATAA
- a CDS encoding YcdB/YcdC domain-containing protein yields the protein MNQKDKERKEQVVHIINIPDDYRLVVDDQEGVDDPYHLLWWEHKADEERTIQITLNRHTGSLIDFRIEDEKAFSSSEKAIEDNQAREIANTFLKKYTKEGSEFYTYVIVKGDKHGWKEVNYMQEVNGYPLPNTGCVVQVHPSGNVVDFHYNGQKAIEKKPSWPNEIVEENVVLENLKARQDMRLVFVDLTYSSCGYENREEVKGYHLVYEPEPSHACIDASTGKDLYGPEHYKLPPTVVVEKIEEGNRQDDIFELFDWDKESFAKVDETENDNEIRMKFVLKEELQKQKEEKNPYLMNEFFKKHLPMLKYNNLVSVTIDKLTNELTGFIKLTDDKEVKQILPREECLQKALQFLEQVIPDITQYLRLWGEREEAEDGIERFIFSLYINDIPAEYNQFIININAENGAVMHYSGESSNLIKKLLTYETTPKVTKEEALEIYRDAIRVKLEWSIDHDVEETVYQLLYKQTTCENYKEFFDGSREVRYIDAHTGEKIWSK from the coding sequence ATGAATCAAAAAGATAAAGAAAGAAAAGAGCAAGTGGTTCATATTATTAACATTCCAGATGATTATAGGCTTGTTGTAGATGATCAAGAAGGTGTGGATGACCCATATCATCTATTATGGTGGGAGCATAAAGCGGATGAGGAGAGAACAATACAGATTACGTTGAATAGACATACTGGTAGTTTAATTGACTTTAGGATAGAGGATGAAAAAGCTTTTTCGAGCAGTGAGAAAGCGATAGAGGACAATCAAGCAAGAGAGATTGCAAATACATTCTTAAAAAAATATACAAAAGAAGGCTCTGAATTTTATACATATGTAATTGTTAAGGGTGACAAGCACGGTTGGAAAGAAGTAAATTATATGCAAGAAGTGAATGGCTATCCATTGCCGAATACAGGGTGTGTTGTGCAAGTTCATCCTTCAGGAAATGTTGTGGATTTCCATTACAATGGACAAAAAGCGATAGAGAAAAAACCATCATGGCCAAATGAAATTGTTGAGGAGAACGTCGTTTTAGAAAATTTGAAAGCTAGACAAGATATGAGACTTGTATTTGTAGATTTAACATACTCTTCATGTGGGTATGAAAACAGGGAAGAAGTAAAAGGGTACCATCTTGTATATGAACCAGAGCCTAGTCATGCATGTATTGATGCAAGTACAGGTAAAGATTTATATGGGCCAGAACATTATAAATTACCGCCAACAGTAGTTGTTGAAAAAATAGAAGAAGGTAACCGGCAAGATGACATATTCGAATTATTTGACTGGGATAAAGAAAGTTTTGCAAAAGTAGATGAGACGGAAAATGATAATGAAATAAGGATGAAATTTGTTTTGAAGGAGGAATTACAAAAACAGAAAGAAGAAAAGAATCCATATTTAATGAATGAATTCTTTAAAAAGCATTTACCGATGCTGAAATATAATAATTTAGTTAGCGTTACAATTGATAAATTAACCAATGAATTAACTGGTTTTATAAAATTGACAGATGATAAAGAAGTAAAGCAAATACTGCCTAGAGAGGAATGTTTACAAAAAGCACTTCAATTTTTGGAACAAGTTATTCCAGATATCACACAATATCTGCGTCTTTGGGGGGAACGTGAAGAAGCTGAAGATGGGATTGAAAGATTTATTTTTTCTCTATATATAAATGATATTCCGGCAGAGTATAACCAATTTATAATTAACATCAATGCGGAAAACGGTGCTGTGATGCACTACTCTGGAGAGTCTAGCAACCTTATAAAAAAATTACTTACATACGAAACAACACCAAAAGTAACGAAAGAAGAAGCGTTAGAAATATACAGAGATGCTATCCGAGTTAAATTAGAATGGTCTATAGATCATGATGTAGAGGAAACGGTATATCAATTGCTGTATAAACAAACAACGTGTGAAAATTATAAAGAATTCTTCGACGGTAGTCGAGAAGTTCGTTATATTGATGCGCATACTGGTGAGAAAATTTGGAGCAAGTAA
- the rpmG gene encoding 50S ribosomal protein L33, with the protein MRVNITLACTECGDRNYISKKNKRNNPERIELKKYCPRLKRVTLHRETK; encoded by the coding sequence ATGCGTGTAAATATTACACTAGCTTGTACGGAGTGCGGTGATCGTAATTATATTTCTAAAAAAAATAAACGAAACAATCCAGAGCGCATCGAACTAAAAAAATATTGTCCACGATTAAAGCGAGTAACGTTACATCGTGAAACGAAGTAG
- a CDS encoding nitroreductase family protein — MNFEELAIARRSAMKFVQGIEIPDEDFKKIFELTKLSPSCYNLQHTHYVVIRDQERKERLKELAFGQYKVSSASAVILVCGDKRAYQNVENIYFGMKVLKMIDECEYEDTIKQTKGLYEGKGERFMEEEAIRNASLSAMTFMYAAKYYGYDTCPMIGFDEKAVQSELNMPEHVVPVLMITIGKSDTTKTRPRGYRKPISEFVTYETF; from the coding sequence GTGAATTTTGAAGAATTAGCAATTGCTAGACGTTCTGCAATGAAATTTGTACAAGGAATAGAAATCCCAGATGAGGATTTTAAGAAAATATTTGAGCTAACAAAACTCTCTCCATCTTGTTACAATTTGCAACATACGCATTATGTTGTAATTCGTGATCAAGAGCGCAAAGAAAGATTAAAAGAGTTAGCTTTCGGGCAATATAAAGTATCGAGTGCATCTGCGGTAATACTTGTTTGTGGTGATAAGAGAGCATATCAAAATGTCGAAAATATTTATTTCGGTATGAAGGTTTTAAAGATGATTGATGAATGTGAGTATGAAGATACAATTAAGCAAACGAAAGGGTTATATGAAGGAAAAGGAGAACGCTTCATGGAAGAGGAAGCGATTAGAAATGCTTCGCTAAGTGCGATGACTTTTATGTACGCAGCTAAATATTATGGCTATGATACGTGTCCAATGATCGGTTTTGATGAAAAAGCAGTACAAAGTGAATTAAATATGCCGGAGCATGTAGTACCTGTTTTAATGATTACGATAGGAAAAAGTGATACTACTAAAACTCGCCCACGAGGATATCGAAAACCGATTAGTGAGTTTGTTACATATGAAACATTTTAA
- a CDS encoding GTP pyrophosphokinase, translated as MEYNQSTVNYWKAFVLPYTFALEELKTKFEIMNREAQFLEDYNPFEHIKTRLKQPESIIKKLERKNLLPTVENAQTHLQDIIGIRITCCFVEDIYHLKNVIQKREDMEIIEVKDYIANPKKNGYKSLHMIIKYPLSLNSGTKEVFAEIQLRTLAMDFWASLEHKLYYKYEGKIPEYLKDELHDAAMKAEDLDNKMATIRQDIDDIEACSNQIMLPL; from the coding sequence ATGGAATATAATCAATCAACAGTTAACTACTGGAAAGCTTTTGTACTACCATATACATTTGCTTTAGAAGAGTTAAAAACTAAATTTGAAATTATGAACCGGGAAGCCCAATTTTTAGAGGATTACAACCCGTTTGAACATATAAAAACAAGATTAAAACAACCTGAAAGTATTATTAAAAAACTTGAGCGTAAAAATTTATTACCGACAGTTGAAAATGCGCAAACGCATTTACAAGACATCATCGGCATTCGTATTACATGTTGCTTCGTAGAAGATATCTATCATTTAAAAAATGTCATTCAAAAACGTGAAGATATGGAAATCATAGAAGTAAAAGATTATATCGCTAATCCAAAAAAAAATGGCTATAAAAGTTTACACATGATTATCAAATACCCTTTATCACTAAATTCTGGTACAAAAGAAGTCTTTGCAGAAATTCAATTACGTACGCTTGCAATGGACTTTTGGGCAAGTTTAGAACATAAACTTTATTATAAATATGAAGGAAAAATACCTGAGTATTTAAAAGATGAACTACATGATGCAGCAATGAAAGCTGAAGATCTCGATAATAAAATGGCAACCATTCGCCAAGATATTGATGATATCGAAGCATGCTCAAATCAAATTATGTTACCACTATAA
- a CDS encoding lipoprotein, translated as MRAFFRGIGPFLIVVLLLVGCQSEENKIEQKATTTKAEEKVQITKEEEKSIQDVMDKFVRTTNEKNLAEHIELFSKKMPSAEDLKTQKEAAFQKGNKKIELEHIDIKASKAGYVVVETKEKEIDGEITLQKKVQYAIGKEEDGWKIEEVRTIEKK; from the coding sequence ATGAGAGCTTTTTTCAGGGGGATAGGCCCCTTTCTAATAGTTGTATTATTGCTAGTTGGATGTCAATCCGAAGAGAATAAGATAGAACAAAAAGCTACTACTACAAAAGCTGAGGAAAAGGTACAAATAACGAAAGAAGAAGAGAAATCGATTCAAGATGTTATGGATAAATTTGTAAGGACAACAAATGAAAAAAATCTTGCTGAACATATAGAATTATTTTCAAAGAAGATGCCTAGTGCCGAAGACTTAAAAACGCAAAAAGAAGCAGCTTTTCAAAAGGGAAATAAGAAAATTGAATTGGAACATATAGACATAAAAGCTAGTAAAGCAGGGTATGTTGTTGTTGAAACAAAAGAAAAGGAAATAGATGGAGAAATCACTCTTCAGAAAAAAGTACAGTATGCAATTGGAAAAGAAGAGGATGGTTGGAAAATTGAAGAGGTTCGCACGATAGAGAAGAAATAA
- a CDS encoding alkaline phosphatase: MKKFVKKAWPFAVVASLAVTSVATWNFTRSSEVSADENGSNAKIKNVIVLIGDGMGPSYMTAHRYMKDNPKTFEMESTEFDKHLVGTQKTYPEDEHENITDSASAATAMSAGIKTYNAAIAVDNDKAEVKTVLEQAKEKGKSTGLVATSEITHATPAAFGAHDISRKSMDAIANDYFDEKIKGKHKVDVMLGGGVKNFVRKDRNLTEEFKKSGYSYVTDRDQLLNDKNDQILGLFAPGGLDKMIDRNEKTPSLEEMTNAAIERLNKNKKGFFLMVEGSQIDWAGHDNDIVGAMSEMEDFEKAFKAAIEFAKKDKNTLVIATADHATGGLSLGANGEYNFKVDPIKAAKRTPDFMANEIVKGANVEETLKKYIDLQLTPEEIKAVNDIAPSKDVTKIDNAIEDIFNKRSVTGWTTGGHTGEDVNVYAFGPGKYLFSGVQENTNLAKRVFDIVGGGDPNKGRR, translated from the coding sequence GTGAAAAAGTTTGTGAAAAAAGCATGGCCATTTGCAGTTGTGGCATCATTAGCAGTTACTTCGGTAGCAACATGGAATTTTACACGTTCTAGTGAAGTGAGCGCAGATGAGAACGGAAGCAATGCAAAGATTAAAAATGTTATTGTGTTAATTGGAGATGGTATGGGCCCTTCATATATGACAGCTCACCGTTATATGAAAGATAATCCAAAAACATTCGAGATGGAATCTACAGAGTTTGATAAACATCTTGTAGGAACACAAAAAACATATCCGGAAGATGAACATGAAAATATCACAGACTCAGCATCAGCAGCAACAGCTATGTCAGCAGGAATTAAAACATATAATGCGGCAATTGCAGTTGATAATGATAAAGCAGAAGTGAAAACTGTTCTTGAGCAAGCGAAAGAGAAAGGGAAATCAACAGGATTAGTTGCTACTTCTGAAATTACACATGCAACACCAGCTGCTTTCGGTGCGCATGACATTAGTCGTAAAAGTATGGACGCAATTGCAAATGATTATTTTGATGAGAAAATTAAAGGGAAGCATAAAGTAGATGTTATGCTTGGCGGCGGCGTAAAAAACTTTGTTAGAAAAGATCGCAATCTTACAGAAGAATTTAAGAAATCTGGTTATAGTTACGTAACAGATCGAGATCAATTGTTAAATGATAAAAATGATCAAATTCTTGGTTTATTTGCACCAGGCGGTTTAGATAAAATGATTGACCGCAATGAGAAGACACCTTCATTAGAAGAAATGACAAATGCAGCAATTGAGCGTTTGAACAAAAATAAAAAAGGTTTCTTCTTAATGGTTGAAGGAAGCCAAATTGACTGGGCAGGACACGATAATGATATCGTTGGTGCAATGAGTGAGATGGAAGACTTTGAAAAAGCATTTAAAGCTGCGATTGAGTTTGCGAAAAAAGATAAAAATACGTTAGTCATTGCAACGGCAGATCACGCTACTGGCGGGTTATCTTTAGGTGCGAATGGTGAGTACAACTTTAAAGTAGATCCAATTAAAGCTGCAAAACGCACACCGGACTTCATGGCAAATGAAATTGTAAAAGGTGCAAATGTAGAAGAAACATTGAAAAAATATATTGATTTACAATTAACACCTGAAGAAATTAAAGCGGTAAATGATATCGCTCCTTCAAAAGATGTAACAAAGATTGATAATGCGATTGAAGATATTTTCAATAAGCGTTCGGTTACAGGATGGACAACAGGTGGACATACAGGAGAAGATGTAAACGTATATGCATTTGGCCCTGGTAAATACTTGTTCTCTGGCGTTCAAGAGAATACAAATCTCGCTAAACGTGTCTTTGATATTGTTGGCGGTGGTGATCCGAATAAAGGAAGACGCTAA
- a CDS encoding GNAT family N-acetyltransferase: MKIIKLDKTYIFDLLDLCKAIGWLQDKAFMKKQFEMYLSLGTLVGYMHENKLIAAGGVFPFKDRFSTIGMLIVHPNFQGQGIGRTLLNHCLEHTHPKQPIALIATKAGEPLYTSCGFQTVTTIHRFEKQTTKTHITPTKQVKEKDLISLISLDQITTGADRSLLYSLLLPKTNHSFKIERHNCIEAFSLCIQKGNILCINPLIAKREEDAIQLLQNICECWNGTVRIDVPHSQFVFRKFLQTENFQETLLSPLMIKNGSQLPGNRNMLFAMIDTALC, encoded by the coding sequence ATGAAAATAATAAAGCTAGACAAAACTTATATTTTTGATTTATTGGACCTTTGCAAAGCTATTGGATGGTTACAAGATAAAGCATTTATGAAAAAACAATTCGAAATGTATCTTTCTCTCGGTACACTTGTCGGTTATATGCATGAAAATAAACTGATTGCAGCTGGAGGAGTATTCCCTTTTAAAGATAGGTTTTCTACTATTGGCATGTTAATCGTCCATCCTAATTTTCAAGGCCAAGGCATCGGGCGGACTTTGCTTAATCACTGCTTAGAACACACTCATCCAAAACAGCCAATTGCACTTATTGCAACAAAAGCTGGCGAGCCTCTGTATACATCATGCGGATTTCAAACAGTAACGACGATTCATCGTTTTGAAAAACAAACTACTAAGACACATATCACTCCTACAAAACAAGTAAAAGAAAAAGATCTTATATCTCTTATTTCTCTCGATCAAATTACAACTGGTGCCGATCGTTCTTTACTTTATTCATTACTATTACCAAAAACGAACCACTCTTTTAAAATTGAGAGACATAACTGTATAGAAGCTTTTTCCTTATGCATACAAAAAGGTAATATATTATGTATCAATCCACTTATCGCCAAACGAGAAGAAGATGCTATTCAATTACTACAAAACATATGTGAATGTTGGAATGGCACAGTACGAATTGATGTCCCACATTCACAATTTGTATTTCGCAAATTCCTTCAAACAGAAAATTTTCAAGAAACGCTCCTTTCACCTCTTATGATAAAAAATGGTAGCCAACTTCCTGGAAATCGTAATATGCTATTTGCTATGATAGATACAGCGTTATGTTAG
- a CDS encoding alpha/beta fold hydrolase has translation MKRFSYFMVGCLTLTLLVGCSAAEKPVEQVKQVKNTLTAKLATEEKMIEIDGQTIYFKKIGNEKPPLLMIHGFGGSSDGFRKIYSDLAKDHTIISVDALGFGRSSKPMDFYYSFPTHANLYYKLMKKLGYDSFAILGHSMGGEISLNLTYLYPEAVTHLILTDATGGAHTLVNKQGSPKPQLSTDLHTVSAIADYDESKVKFKRNDEEHYNKMKLWPRRLQINANEIQQPTLIIWGRNDSSVSWKEGETYHQFLKNSTFHIIEKGYHAPFRQEPQEFVGYVKEFFKNNPIQAEK, from the coding sequence TTGAAGCGATTTAGCTATTTTATGGTAGGTTGTCTTACTCTTACACTATTAGTAGGATGTAGTGCAGCAGAAAAGCCAGTAGAACAAGTAAAACAAGTTAAAAATACACTTACAGCAAAACTAGCTACCGAGGAAAAAATGATAGAAATAGATGGTCAAACCATTTACTTCAAAAAGATTGGTAATGAAAAACCACCTTTACTTATGATCCATGGATTTGGAGGATCTTCAGATGGTTTTCGAAAGATTTATTCAGATTTAGCAAAAGATCATACAATTATTTCTGTAGATGCTTTAGGATTCGGGCGCTCATCTAAACCGATGGATTTTTACTATTCTTTCCCGACTCATGCAAATTTGTATTATAAATTAATGAAAAAACTAGGTTACGATTCGTTTGCAATACTGGGACACTCAATGGGTGGAGAAATTTCTCTTAATTTAACATATTTATATCCTGAAGCCGTTACCCACCTTATTTTAACTGACGCTACAGGCGGTGCTCATACACTAGTGAATAAACAAGGTTCACCAAAACCCCAGTTGTCGACTGATTTACATACTGTCTCTGCTATTGCAGATTATGATGAAAGCAAAGTGAAATTTAAACGTAATGATGAAGAACATTACAATAAAATGAAATTATGGCCTAGACGTCTTCAAATCAATGCAAATGAAATACAACAACCAACTTTAATTATATGGGGAAGAAATGATAGTAGCGTTTCATGGAAAGAAGGAGAAACGTATCATCAATTCTTAAAGAATAGTACTTTCCATATTATCGAAAAGGGTTATCATGCACCGTTTCGTCAAGAGCCACAAGAATTTGTAGGTTATGTAAAAGAATTCTTTAAAAACAATCCGATACAAGCTGAAAAATAA
- a CDS encoding DoxX family protein, with product MVIQFLRENKAVSFVLAVIRVYLGYTWLMAGIGKLQGKGFDATGYLQGAIEKSKGAQPAVQSWWASFLQDFAIPNVDLFNTLVTWGEILVGIGLIVGCLTKTAVFFGLVMNFSYMFSGSIGVNPEMVILSMFLLVSGMNAGKFGIDGFVIPKVLGSKTQKRQKQAA from the coding sequence ATGGTTATTCAATTTTTAAGAGAAAACAAAGCAGTTTCTTTTGTGTTAGCGGTAATCCGAGTGTATCTTGGTTACACATGGTTAATGGCTGGAATCGGTAAACTACAAGGAAAAGGTTTCGATGCAACTGGTTATTTACAAGGTGCAATTGAAAAATCTAAAGGTGCACAACCGGCTGTTCAATCTTGGTGGGCATCATTTTTACAAGATTTCGCAATTCCAAACGTTGATCTATTTAATACACTTGTAACATGGGGAGAGATTTTAGTCGGAATTGGTTTAATTGTAGGCTGTTTAACAAAAACAGCGGTCTTTTTCGGCCTTGTAATGAACTTTTCCTATATGTTTAGTGGGTCAATTGGAGTGAATCCGGAAATGGTTATCTTATCTATGTTCCTTCTAGTTTCTGGTATGAATGCTGGTAAATTTGGGATTGACGGTTTCGTTATCCCAAAAGTATTAGGATCAAAAACTCAAAAACGCCAAAAGCAAGCTGCTTAA
- a CDS encoding histidine phosphatase family protein, producing MKLIFVRHGEGEHTKDSPSSLQVPHPPLTDEGRNQAKLLQCNVPLQETDILIASPTIRTLQTATIWSAKVACQKIVHPYVSPRIFPYREGATTLPCDHIVDQGRIKKLFSNFSIEKSTNKQLWTEGINTISENSFQRIVEKFLLWCYELGAERICIVSHDGTITAYRQYLQKVVLTRADFLQETGIYEMDVSLKSLIEEI from the coding sequence ATGAAACTCATCTTTGTTCGGCACGGTGAAGGAGAACATACAAAAGATTCGCCATCAAGTTTACAAGTGCCTCATCCACCGTTAACGGATGAGGGAAGGAATCAGGCTAAATTACTTCAATGCAATGTACCCTTGCAAGAAACGGATATATTAATTGCTAGTCCTACAATTAGAACTTTACAAACAGCAACAATATGGAGTGCGAAAGTAGCTTGTCAAAAAATTGTCCATCCATATGTATCCCCACGTATTTTTCCTTATCGAGAAGGAGCGACAACATTACCATGTGATCACATAGTAGATCAGGGGAGAATAAAAAAATTATTTTCGAATTTTTCGATAGAGAAAAGTACAAATAAACAGCTATGGACGGAAGGCATAAATACTATTTCAGAAAATAGCTTTCAGCGAATAGTAGAGAAATTTCTTCTTTGGTGTTATGAACTGGGCGCTGAAAGAATTTGCATTGTATCTCACGACGGGACAATTACTGCGTATCGGCAATATTTACAAAAAGTCGTTTTAACTAGAGCTGATTTTTTGCAAGAAACGGGTATATATGAAATGGATGTATCCCTTAAAAGTTTGATTGAGGAGATCTAA
- a CDS encoding DUF4023 domain-containing protein: MSNSNDFLDTLHEKQAKDEQNRKRQGNGNPAKKKPNKTHK, from the coding sequence ATGAGTAACTCGAATGACTTTTTAGATACACTGCATGAAAAACAAGCAAAAGATGAACAAAATAGAAAACGTCAGGGAAACGGAAACCCAGCGAAAAAGAAGCCAAATAAAACACATAAATAA
- a CDS encoding eIF2A-related protein encodes MKKAIASVIALLFIFLSSITITKAENSGVKIAFIRHHDLWIKVDGKEKQLTKGEYITGPKWSYDGEWLAYVKGEKQNTLELYRLKDGKKVTPFHSEVSNYQWSPTENIIAFIFTGTLHTFKVEKKNADFENVSAGVGDYAWYPNGKKFLVSSEAHLLPTGWTGAQLYEVQKDAHMNPHKMKHLYALPNEHDDFLALVASGFQWSPDQKWISFLAVPTASWSADSNTLCLVRADGSRFEKVDQMLLNTQWFKWAPANNILAYIEGSGRVALENKHLKVKELPALQQNTFTPKGYVDWDFTWKNDNVIIVSRAKEAGIETPPEKRPLPSLYEIDSTSDEQHRITKPPHRQGDYHPLFMNKSNQLIWIRSDRKKADVWLAHKDGKHEMKWIENIDVPEWYYEKWNWEHVISVK; translated from the coding sequence ATGAAAAAGGCTATAGCAAGTGTCATCGCATTATTATTCATATTTTTAAGTTCAATTACTATTACGAAAGCAGAAAATAGTGGAGTAAAAATTGCTTTTATTCGTCATCATGACCTCTGGATTAAAGTTGATGGAAAAGAAAAACAACTTACAAAAGGAGAATACATAACAGGACCGAAGTGGTCATATGATGGGGAGTGGCTAGCATATGTAAAAGGAGAGAAACAAAATACTCTTGAGTTATATCGGCTAAAAGATGGAAAGAAAGTTACGCCGTTTCACTCAGAAGTATCAAATTATCAATGGTCACCAACAGAAAATATAATTGCATTTATATTTACAGGTACATTACATACCTTCAAGGTAGAAAAAAAGAATGCAGATTTTGAAAATGTATCGGCTGGTGTAGGTGATTATGCATGGTACCCGAATGGAAAGAAGTTTCTTGTATCTTCTGAAGCACACTTACTTCCAACTGGATGGACAGGAGCTCAGCTATATGAAGTACAAAAAGATGCGCATATGAATCCTCACAAAATGAAGCATTTGTATGCATTGCCAAATGAACATGATGATTTCCTAGCGTTAGTTGCAAGTGGCTTTCAGTGGTCACCAGATCAAAAGTGGATTTCATTTTTAGCAGTACCGACAGCTTCATGGTCAGCTGATAGCAATACGCTTTGCTTAGTTCGTGCAGATGGTAGTCGTTTTGAAAAGGTAGATCAAATGTTATTAAACACACAATGGTTCAAATGGGCGCCAGCCAACAATATATTGGCCTATATTGAAGGAAGCGGGAGAGTTGCGTTAGAGAATAAACATTTAAAAGTAAAAGAATTGCCAGCACTTCAGCAGAACACATTTACACCGAAAGGATATGTCGATTGGGATTTTACATGGAAGAACGATAACGTAATTATCGTTTCACGAGCAAAAGAAGCGGGGATAGAAACTCCACCAGAAAAAAGGCCACTACCATCTTTATATGAGATCGATAGTACAAGCGACGAACAACATCGAATCACAAAGCCACCTCATAGGCAAGGAGATTATCATCCGCTCTTCATGAATAAGAGTAATCAATTAATATGGATACGTTCAGACCGTAAGAAAGCGGATGTATGGCTTGCTCATAAGGATGGAAAGCATGAAATGAAGTGGATTGAAAATATAGATGTACCAGAGTGGTATTACGAGAAATGGAATTGGGAACATGTTATCTCGGTGAAATAA